The Desulfobulbus propionicus DSM 2032 DNA segment TTCCGCTTCCCTGAGAGTGGCCCTCGCCGATTCCACGGCAGCGCGGGCCTTTCCGATTTCCTGCGGCCGGCTGCCGGTTCGCAGCCGCTCCAACTGGCGGGTTTGCGCCTCCACCTCTCCCTTCAGGCGGTCGACCTCCATCCGAAACCGGGCAGGATCAAGCTCCGCCACCACCTGCCCTTTCTTGACTAGGGCCCCTTCGTCCACGTGCAGGTGAAGGATCCGCCCCGCATCCTGAAACGCCAGCTGCACCTCGCGAATATCGACATTGCCGTACAAGGTCAGCGGACCGTTGCCCTGCTCCTCTCCCTGATCCGAACAGGCACTGGCACCGAGCAGGCAGCAACACACAAGTCCAAGCAGGAGGAAGCGATATGGCGAGGCGATGGACAGTGGTGCTCGTCGCTTCATCTGGGCCATGCAATCAACAATTTGTTTCGCCGTCATTCGCCAATGATCTTGACCAGCACCCGTTTCTTGCGCCGGCCGTCGAATTCCCCGTAGAAGATCTGCTCCCAGGTGCCGAAATGGAGTTTGCCCTCGGTGATCGCCACGACCACCTCCCTCCCCATGATCTGCCGTTTCAGATGGGCATCGGCATTGTCCTCGTAGCCGTTGTGGCGGTACTGGTTGACCGGTTCATGGGGAGCGAGCCGTTCCAGCCACTGTTCATAATCGTCATGCAGCCCCGGCTCATCGTCATTGATGAACACCGAAGCGGTGATGTGCATGGCGTTGCACAACAGCAACCCCTCGCAAATACCGCTTTCCGCCACGCATTTTTCCACGTCTGGGGTAATGTTGATCAAGGCGCGTCGGGTGGGGACATGAAACCAGAGTTCTTTATGATAACTTTTCATGTGTCGTCTTTGCCAAAGGGAAAAAGCGACCGGTCCGGTCAGTCGACGTTATTGGCCGCAATGCGGCTGAAGTGAGGTTCGACCTGGAGAAAGGCCTCAATCAAGATCGGGTCGAAGTGAGTGCCTTTCCCCTCGATCATGATCCGCATGGCCTCGTCATGGGTCATGGAATTCTTGTACACCCGTTTGGAAATCAGGGCATCGTAGACATCGGCAATGGCCATGATCCGGCCGGCCAGAGGGATAGCCTCGCCGGCGAGTCCGCGCGGATAGCCGCTGCCGTCATACTTTTCATGGTGACTGCCGGCGATCTCCTTGGCGCAGCTAAGAAAGGAGGTCGGCTGGCCGGCCATCTGCTCCAGATTGGCTATGACCTCCTCGCCGAACAAGGTGTGCATCTTCATCTCTTCAAACTCTTCCGGCGTGAGCTTGCCCGGTTTGAGCAGAATCGAATCACGGATGGCCACCTTGCCGATATCGTGCAACGGAGCGGATTTCCACAACAGAACATTGTATTCGGGGGTG contains these protein-coding regions:
- a CDS encoding secondary thiamine-phosphate synthase enzyme YjbQ, coding for MKSYHKELWFHVPTRRALINITPDVEKCVAESGICEGLLLCNAMHITASVFINDDEPGLHDDYEQWLERLAPHEPVNQYRHNGYEDNADAHLKRQIMGREVVVAITEGKLHFGTWEQIFYGEFDGRRKKRVLVKIIGE